Below is a window of Brassica napus cultivar Da-Ae chromosome A5, Da-Ae, whole genome shotgun sequence DNA.
AGGTATTATAACTGACGTATCATAGTTATAGTTATAGTTTACCAATCGACACAGGGGTAGAGATTTGGTAGAGTTAGCCGAGGTAGAGTAGTACCCTTGAGCAATTATTCTGTGTCAGCCATTGAAACTCTCAATTACTTTCACATCTTCTAttgcttttttaaaaaaaagtttctgcTTCTGTTATTATCTtcttttctacaaaaaaaagtgaTTCATTTTGGATTTTTCCATAATTTCCAAAGTATCTAGAAAGGAAAGATTTGTATGTCAtctgatatattttaataattggtTATATGAACTACTAATCTGAGTTTATTATCTAAAGAAACATTTTCGGCTGAAAAGTTAGCTAGTTGCCACACTCATTTGGCATTAAGGGCATGTGAAAAAGACACATGTGAACTACCAGAAGGGATCCATCCGCATCCATTcctatattatatattcattgTATTGGATTAGTTAGAcctcatatttttatttagaattcAAGAGTTTTCTATAATTTGGTTGAATATTCGTATTATTCTATGGATTTTGGTTTCGAGTAAGTCGGATGTTGCATCCTTTCCCCTTCCTTGTCTCGAGAGTCAGATAATAATTTGATGTAGATACACGGTTGACcaattgtaaataaacaaatgtACTCATAATAAATTAACTATAGATTGAATCATATATGGAGATCATGTGCAGAAAATCTCCATGtacattaaaatagaagtcactttagtgatttctgctgagGTGGCATTCATATAGAGCTTCTCAGGAAAAacgttataattctattggctggttttttttgaatttttctttttcatttattttaatcaatcacTTATGTAAacaagcccaaaactattgtcgatttcgttaagcccatatatagctaggggataataattatcgatttagtttagccttgggtacccgttcgggttcggatcgggtattttggattttcgggtatttcggtatagaggtgtagaacccgttcgggtatttctgtacttcgggacGGGTTcaggtatttttagttcggattcggttatttcagatctggttcggatatttagattttaaaaaaaaaaaaaaatttcatttctcaagtttcttatatttaaaaatataactttcagttaactagttttttatttttaatagattgaataattaatagatttggacataacattttaaaactaaaagaaattaatttagttatttttttaatttcggatgtaactttttgttaattttttaaataaaaaacttgacatgcattttaagtaaGTAGCAAACCATTTTtttcgtaattgtatgtatatcatatgaacttaaagtatgtgtagtatcaatataaatattttatataaaatgagagatgtaaactaaaaatataaggttaattatacatatgttcggttatcttcggatatccattcggattcgggtattatccgttcgggttcgggtatccaatctctccttattcaatacccgttcgggtattttgctacttcggttcggatttcagttcgggtttttcggatcgggttcgggtgccacttcggatatcgggtaaagtgtccacccctactaagtttttaataacttacctttctaatatggattacttgcgcaaattgaaatcattaaatatgcaaataacttattgacaaaatttgtttttaataacttacctttctaatatagattacttgTGCAAGTTGAAATCActaaatatgcaaatcacttattcacaatatggattacttgcgcaagttgaaatcattaaattttatctatttagtttacccttgggcaagatttagaattaagacaaatattaaaaactttccttatgattcaaacggtaaacttgcgcatgttgtgattcaaacggtaaacttgcgcatgttgatatcatatttattatattgcttaaaaaatattttaatgtttctaattagattgtttgtttttaataacttacctttctaatatggattacttgcgcaagttaaaatcgtatcatatgcaaatcattttttgacaatacacatttaatatctttctttaaacgattttattatttattgtgcaaaatattaaaatcattaatatgagaataaatcgactgtatatatataggagacacccaaggtcttaaaatacaaacattatcttttcattctttaaagtattattcacaaatctctgctctcatactattaaggtattacgacaatattgtttgtgtgctaagaaaaatgtgtttagacgcaaGGCTCCTCATCTTTAGAACCCTGAACTCAACTCTTTGTGTCTTGTCTCCAAAAAGCATGTCTGGTCTATCTTTTCCATGTGTTGAATACTGGTAACGACAATATGGTCTTTCTTTTTTATGTAGACCAGGTCGTGAGAGTGATAGTGATCCAGAAAACCTTGATTGAACATGCTGAGAAGCTTCGCCAAGTTAAAGcagttcttgaagaggttctttagtactttctctctctttgttgaatattgtccgggaaagtattacatagtatcatttagtaatactatattatatcatttttttgttgaatatactatcttataagtaagctagcattatgcattttttatttaattcatgaggTCATTTTCTCATAGCAGAGAACCTTTTGGAATGACGCAGGAGGAAATTTCTCAGGGATATACAGGAAGGTTCAACTGAAACCGCTGAAGTGGGATGGTGAAGGCAAAGAATAAAGACCTGTATAGGCccttatgattcttaaatacagCGGTGTTCTAACTCACGCTGGTAGAAAACATGTGTTTACATACTCTACCATTTAATTtgtcattgttatatatatatatatatgttttccaaaTATGGAAGAATTGTTTAACTTATTGACGTTTAACATCACCtgccatataatctaacgaatattacaaataacaatttatggaaactattctcgaaattattgaaagactaataatgttttatttattacttttaatatttaaaacatataaaataaaatgaacgaaaatttatataagataattataatagttttatcatCTACTTGATGAACtgtgttcgaatataattatataataactattttaaatattacaaaatccaaaaatgtttattaatattatttttaaattatttatcgttgtttaaagaataaatttatcataattttaaaataatttataaaatgcttacaaaatgcaaggcaaagttgcactttcaagagttaagtcgagatctggattaaaaatcctaataactggtaaagaagggaagccgaagacaaaaacattgaatgttgtctacaaacaaaTTTTTCAGAATATTCCGTAGTCACGGTATGTAATTTTAATCaactttttttcaaatacaaattttaaaatatataaactgttacaattatttattttttgtatttgccagatgggttgtgatgagttaggagactgatgacggtatgtcaatttaatattatttcatgttcaataaaatttagaaatttataaatctatcaaataatgttaacccgtcaaattgcttacaaaatttatttaattttttgcacgtttctaattgaattagctttctttatcgagaaatgtacttcataatttatattatttatggataatattttgatttttattatattttcttttaatatgtctacataaatgtttgtttattatttatggaaaaataatattattcacctaaaataaagaattacgaaacatatacaatacaattctaattaatgataatataaaatctgttacttctaaaactatacactatttattccattttttgaatgaaagtatcttcgtaaacacacaaaatattttgtgacgttgcaattatacatacacacaatatctgcCTCTTTATACTGACGTTACTGTGTTCCCTCTCGTGAAGTACGAGCCGAGAGAGAACACATGGTGCGGACCGATCATGTTCTTATGCCCGCACCGGGTGCGGACCGGTCACCTAGTATACTTTAAGACCAGAAAATAACAGAAATGGTGTCCCATGTTTAGGCCATATCCAATTTAGTATGCAAGTATATTATTTTGGGAATATTGTTGGtaaatagttttcaaaatattactagtaaatagatttgatttgaatattttattcattttcagGGATTGCTGCATGGGATGATAGGTAAGAATCAAATGGAGTATATACATTGAATATCCTCTGTTTtacatatagattttttttttcacatatattaagaagatatattattttattttattttatctcaaatgaatcatttatgtgattttcaattttcagtaaaactaaataataattcaattatcttaattgtatttaaataatattatctttaaaataataacCTTTTATAAAGTTAcatgaaacaaatattttaagcATTTATCTTAATAAAACGAAAATACTTGTTTAGATGCTATTCAGGGAAAAAAAGAATAATCCAATGTTGTTTATAATTTATGATTAAAGATAGACtgagtttagcaaaaaaaaaaagatagacaGAGGAcaaaagttttttgttttttgcaactttttttaagacaaaagttattatgtaaatgtattttttttttcagtgtgTGATTAAATTTGGAAATTTTCTTGTTCTACCTGAGCTACTTTGTAATTGGTAAATCAATGCAACCATttattaatgtaaaagaaaaataacctTTGTTGAATTCTGTGAATTGTTCAAAGACAAGATGCTTGGATGTTTTCTAACTGTTAAATAGTTCCAGTTGCATTTAAAATAGGGAAGAAGTACATAGATAATATAGAAAAGTACAGCAAAGTCGATAATGCTAACCCTAGTCAAATTAATtacttcaatttttaaaaatgttgcAGGGCCGTACCAAATATAAGCTTTTTAGCTGAAAGACGGACAATATCTTGAAAGTGTTTGATCGGTCGGAACCCAGCAAAGAGGAAagttaaatttctgatttttaatctttttgagTTCAGTGATGGATGGTAGAGATAAAGCTAGCGAAGAAGAACAACATGGCGTCTATCTCCAACCTCCACCGCAAAGGGTAAGACTTTTCCTTTGAATCTGTTACTTCtctcctttttaatttttttcaggTGAATTTGATGTTATGGGTacgtttaaggtttagggttttgactCTGTTTATGAAAAGGTTAGGCTTTTAAATGATCGAAGCTGGTGTTTGCAGGATGGAGACTCAGAGGAAGAGCTATCACAAGGCAGAGACCTTCAGGTGTTGGATTTGCTACCAGCAACAACAACACCTGAAGATACTGGAGATGATCTTTTCAGTTATAACACATCCTTAACATCAAGCCCTGTTGCTAAAAAAGTCAACTTTTCTACATTGTCCAGCCCTAGAATCGGTGGTCCATCCCTCAGCCCTTCCTCTTCTAGAAACTTTACTAATAATAGCCTCAAGAATCTCATCCCAAAGCCAAACAAGATCAATGAGGTGGATATCGAGAAAGCTGCGGGTTTGGCCTTGGCTTCCTCAGACAGAGACAGGTCATCAACTTGGAGTCTATCTAATATTTTTACTCCAAGGAGGAACAAAACTGAGTCCTTGCCTGTAACCCCTATAGTTCACTCCAACCCTGGGTCCACGCACGGTGGATACGTGGCTGATCCTGTTACTTCCATTGTGAGTTTCTTGATTGGTCGATTCATTTAGGTTACCATGTGAATTATACTCTGGCTTGTGCTGTTATCTCGTTGGAGAGAGTATGTTTAACAGTTTAAGTAATGTACTTTGCTTGTAAGATAAGTTTAGCTTTTGTTTAGacgatttaataaaaatttcgaTAGTTTAGGAgcctagatttttatttttattttacaaatttgggagtctatgtatatatatattttttcaaaaatctggGGAGGGGTATGAGACGAATGTTTCATTTGGTTTTACTTACTAGAATtcaattttaaatgttttgtctTCAACAGAAGAAGGGTCCTCCACTGCCTTTTCACCGATCACGCTCTGTTCCAGCATTCAACAAAGATGGAAGTCTTAGGCAATCAGGTGTTTTCAGAGTCATTCCCACTCCAAACATGTCGCCAACTAGAAGTCTTTATAAACGTAACGGTTagttatttgtaatttttttccaTTTTGTCTTTAGAACAAGAGATTTTTATACTTATAATAGTGAAAATGTTTCAGACACGGGTGTTGATGGAGGAGAAGATGTTCCCGAGGAAGAAGCTATGTGCAGAATCTGCCTCGTCGAATTAGGAGAAGATTCAGAAGCCTTCAAGATGGAGTGTATGTGTAGAGGTGAACTAGCTCTAGCACACAAAGAATGTACAATCAAATGGTTCACCATTAAAGGAAACCGAACGTGTGATGTGTGCAAGCAAGAGGTTCAGAATCTCCCAGTGACTCTTCTCCGCATGCAGGATTCTCAGGGTGGGGCTGCCGAGGCTTCTCACTACAGTGTATGGCAGGATGTTCCAGTTCTTGTCATTGTAAGCATGCTTGCATACTTCTGTTTCCTCGAGCAGCTTCTGGTAATTAATATttagtgagtttttttttgtattagtaCGGTTCTATGTACCAATAGATTTTCTAACATCTTCTTgtcttaaaaatcattttttgcaGCATACTAAAATGAAATCCAGCGCCATTGCAGTAGCTTTACCGTTCTCTTGTATTCTTGGTCTTCTTGCCTCGATGACTTCAACAACTATGGGTAAGAGTCTCTTACACTAACCAGTTTAACATAAATAGAATTACTCAAATTAtcagttattatttattactgTGCAGTGGAGAAGCAATATGTTTGGGTTTACGGGAcagttcagttcggttttaTAGTTTGTTTCTCTCACATTTTCTTCGAATTGGTGAGAGTCTGTACCTCTCAAGAACAGAACATGATACTCTGGTTCTTGCTCTCTCCTAATTTTTGGTTGGTTTTATTTGTGCAGGTTCACATGCAGCCGGTTGTGTCAATTGTCTTGGCCACTTTGGTTGGGTTCGGACTCACAATGAGCGGCACAACTGGTCTAGTCGAGTTTTTAAAATGGAGGAGAAGGCAGAGGAGAGCTGAGCCTCCAAGCAGTAGTAGTCAGGAGGATCCACCACCTGTTCAGACCGATCAGAGTATCTCTGTATCAGGAAACTGAAGCCAAAGAATGCTCTGATCATATGTTCCAGTAGCAGTGTATGGTACCCAATCAGACCATTTCGAGTCTAGCTTTCTCGACATGTGGATTAAGTAATGATCTTTGAAGAGTTTTAAGGCTTGTATTTTGGGTGCTCTCTTATTCTTCTGTGTGAATGTGAGTGTAGATAGTCTGGTGTGCTCTAAAAGGGTACTTTCCTTGTACAAAAAGTAATTATGAGATCCAATGTAAAAGCTTATTGGCCTTTTTTTAGCTTTTCAATAGTGAATTTACATGATGTCAAAATCTCCAAGTTGATAGTTCTCTTTGTCGTGGGTCTTCTTGACATTCTCATACACAAGCAGATATAGCACATAGCAAACGACTAGCTTGACTAGCAAACGGCTAGCTTGACGGCACATTGACAGGGACAACGAATGAATGGAATTACATAAATTTGGTAAATTTAACAAGGTTATATATATTCATCATGTAATGGACATGAACAACATGGAAACAACTCAACAGAAGAAACAACTTGAACAGTCTTGACACTTAGAAGAAACTCTCGTTGAAAGATCACACAAATACCACCAGAAACAAGCACACAGACATTGACTCGGGTAAGAAACTTTAATAGCAGATGGCAAGAGAGAGTAGTGATGGGTCCTTTCTTGTTCATCTCATTACTTCAGTACACTGCAGAGGTCAAAGGTTTGTTTCGTTACGaaagcatttttttttcaatgtagtctcttttgtgtgtgtgtgtataagaaACTTACTTGTACAAGTATGCAGCGATACCCAGAACAATACACAACAACACAATATCGATGCAGAAGTTCCTGCTTGACCTCAGCTGTAATAAGAAAAcgccatgtttttttttttttttaatgttaggAATCAAGAACAGGCCAATGTGGCTGAGAGTTTTGAGagaaaaaaggttccaaactcaAATCACCTGGTTCACAGTATCTTTGAGTCTAACATTGGTGTTCTTAAGATCCGAGGTTGCTCTGTCCACCTGTGAACGAGCTCAGAAAGTTAATTCAGATTATACAACTGAGAAAATTCAGAGAAAAGGAAATGAAATAGACGGTGTAGTCTACCTTTGAGTCGATTTCATCCATCAGAGGAACTTGCCGGTCCAGCTCCTGCAGGTATCAGTGTCACGTGACATGGTTCATCAGCTCAAGTGCTGAATAAGTTAGAAGTCTGTAATACGAGATGTAGTTCAAGAAACTCACCTCGTTCATGTCAGACGCCATGTTCTTCAAAGCATCTAAACCTTCGGAGATCATGTCCAGACCTTGGTCCTGTTAAATAGTAGACAGAGTCATATAGATACCATCAGAGCTTAACTGAACAAAAGTGTAGAATGCAACACCACTAGCCTGTTTAATTTTCCGCATCTCAAACTCCTGTCTGAACTGGCTGGATTCATGTGACTCTTGAAAGTAATCATCATCAAAACGCCCATCTAATATCCACATTAGAGGTGTCAGGTTGCTCAAAATAAGAATAAAcagttaaatttattcaaagatAATACAATAAGGAACACAAAGCTAGTTGGGGTTTGAATCACCTGAATCAAATTTAATATCAGGACGAGACGTTGTAGAAGGAGCCCAAGCACTAGTGCTTTTAGGACCACCCGCTGTCCCATCAGGTATAGCTTCAATCCTCGCCGGAAGCGCAAGTACCAAATCGTTTCTCGCAGCAAGCTCTTCAGTCGTAAGGCCCTTCACCTAAAACAATTTAATAGATCACCACTAAGTTTACACAAAGTTAATTCATGATTTAGTCAATCTCAGTCAATGCACTATCATCTCAATATAGTTACTACCACAAAACATACATCTATGAAACTTACTCAcactataattaaaaaaacaataactcatataatatataagctCAACTAAGGAGAAAGGAAGCTAACCCGCTTGAGAGCAAGTCTCTGCAACTTGGGAACTTCCTCCGACAATCTAGCCTTGGTCCTGCGGATCTCAGCGTTCATCGCAACAGCAGAAGCTCTGTTCTTCTCCTTGGTAACAATCTCAGCTTTCTGCAAAACAAAAATAGGGGCAAATCAAATTATGTTCTATGACCAAAGCACAAAGCTTTTGAATCTAAACAGGAAAAGAGGGATGATTACCTCGAGAGCTGTCTCGATTTGAGTCTCGAAAGCTCCGTAGAGACGAGCAAAAGCATCGTCGCCGGAGATGTTGGACTCACGCTGTTTGTCGACGTCGTACTTGTCGTACTTCTTGCAGATCGTGTCAACTCTGGTTAGAATGTCGATCACTGTCATCTTCTCTCGCCAAGCAACTTCCGGATCTAaaggatagagaaacttccggaTCTAAAGGATAGAGAATCTCTCTGATTCGAAGACTTCCTTCTAGTTTGTGTCCGAAAAGTTTGGTTCGGCGACGAAAGAGAAAAAACTTAACAGCCTGGAGGAATATTTATGAATCACCCCTCTtacttttgttaatttataCATTGACCCCTAATAGTTTTATTGGAGACAAAAGAATCCTATTTTCGATTTGTCAAGGGACTTGATTGGTATATGAAATAAACTTTGAGCCctatattgaaaataaattagattTATTACCAAACTAATCCCGTGGactatttatttatgaattGCTGAATCTTtaagacaaaagaaagaaaattatagTCTGACAACTGTCTCCGGCGACTGGTGTTTGATCTCTCCGAGCTTCTGGAAGCGCAGCCATGGCCGATGAGTTCTCTGTAAGATCTAATCCTCTCTTTCTCTGTGTTTTAGTTTGCCTACTTGTGTTTCCTTGTTTGAACACTTAGATCAAATCTCTGGTTAGCTCACGATGATGAATATCTAGATCTGCATTTGTCTATATCGAGATTCTCCTTTCCTATAATCTTATAATACTCTCTTATGTCTGGCTCGTGATGCATGATAATCTTTTGTGGTACGTTGGGTCTGATCTTCTTGGTTAGTGCATGTTGATGATGTTCCTGTTCTAAGCGAGCATTTTTGGGtccattcattttttttgttgcacTGCTTATAATATACTGTAGTTTTATGGTATccggtgaattttttttttctccttttgagtTCAGTTGTTGAGGGACTTTGGTCATTTCTCGTACTGATCTTGCTAAAGAAATTGACTTTTTGTCGCATTTTGGTGTTATAACGTGCAATTGAGCTTCAGAACTTGTATTGATTTCATGACTTTCATCGGTTCTCATGCTTGTCGTTAACTTGCTCAGATCTTGAATTGGTTGGTGAGCGTTGCTCTTGTTAATTGAAATTAAACTGACAATATTATTGTGAAGCTAATTAGGATGTTCATGGCATCAGAATAATTGTATCATGAAtaatcattgtttttttttgttctgccTTCACGCTTGATCTTGttgtgttcttgtttttttttatatcattacTAAGTTGCTAAACAAAACAATGAAACAGGGAAAAATCGAAAGCAAAGGGCTCAACCCGGGACTGATCGTCCTTCTCGTGATTGGAGGGTTGCTAGTGACGTTCCTTGTAGGAAACTTCATCCTCTACACATACGCTCAGAAGAATCTGcctccgaggaagaagaagcccgtttccaagaagaagatgaagaaagagaAGCTGAAGCAAGGCGTTCAAGTTCCTGGCGAGTAGACTTTTGTTGTTTATTATAGTTGTTATGATCATTTCCATGATGACTCACTTTGCACTACTAGACATTATAtgactttttagtttttaatgtttcgTTATAAGCATGGTGTTCTCTCGAATGGCAATGAATCCTCAACACTAGTATAAGCTTTGCTTGGATGATGTAATATTAAACTGAGATTATATTTTGCAATTAATCATGAATGTCAACTCAGTCAGCAGTGACAACCACTAACAGCTTGAAAATGAcgaaataaatttaaaagtttcacattcattTGCTCCTCTATTACTAAACTtaacaatttaaatttctaGTTTAATCAGGACTATGAAGAATTTACAAGATAGTTCGACTAGGTTAAGTCTAGTTTGTCTGCATACAACACCACATTTGGATGATTTGATGATACAAGCCTTCAGAGATTTGGATCATTTTGGTGTTGCAAGATGAAGTCTATTCAAGACCTTTGTGATGGCGATTGGAGATTATGTAAAGTTGTTACCATAGCTAAACATGGATAGATGACTCCATAGGTCTTTTCATCCCAATGATCGACCTTCTGACCTCGTTATGAGTTTGGTTATGCTGACTCTCTGAGTACCGAGAAATCTTGGTTCATGTCTTGTTAATCATCTGAAGAGATTCCTAGCTAGATGTtatcaatagtttttttttgcaatcaATTTTCATCACTTACTCAAGATGTTATCAAGTCTTGCATTAATAGTACGAAGAGACGGCACCCAAGTGGCGTACGTGCAACCTATTCCAGCTCTTGATCTTGCCCACTCAATGGGCCAGCTAGAGATTCAGACTTCTGATCATTTTGGACATAAGTCTTGGACGCATTAGAGCTATGAAGAACGGCTCGTTCTGATTCAGTCGACATAAAGGAGTACCTTTAGCGAACAAAGAGGTGAAATCATCAGAAATTACTTTTACTTCATTTTCCCAAGAAATCAAATGACACAATAGCTACAGTGGAGACAGATAAAGAAAGAGTCCACCCAACTACCTGCGAGACCTGTTCTCGTTTTGGTAACTTTCCACATTGTGCAGAGTCCACGTTTATCCTTTTTCAATTGTTATCAATGGGTTCATTTAATTGAGCCAAATTTAAAAACCAATAGATAGAGGGCCCAATTACTTCACTGAATTTTGTGTTCTTGGTTTGTCCATGAGATGCAAAATGGCGATCTTTCACAGGTTCTTTGGATCGGTCTATGGTAGCCTTACTGAGTTTGAGATATGTTATGAAGATGGTTAATTACAAGAATCTTCAGTAACGCTTGTAAAGCATTTCATGGGACTTTTGTTAAATTTACTACTGTTGAAGTTACTCTCTCCATTGTTGCGTCCAAAAATTACCATGGCCAAAGCATCACATATACGCATATTACTAGtgttacttaaataattattgatcATGCCTGGTCAAGTTTAGAACAGGAATCGGAAAATTTCATCACCATCTTCACTTGTTGATAAACCAAAAGACATCGTGATTTAAGGTTCAGTGAGTACAAAAAGAAAAGTACAAACAACCATTTCTCAGTGAAGTCATGTTACATATTCTCCCCATGGCTACACCAATACAGCGAGCTAAACTCTGCAACAGAGTTACTTATAAATAAAGTGAATTCGCAAACATAATACCTCTTCGCAAGCTCTCGCTAGCAGCTGCAAACTTGCTCGCCAAATTGTTCTCTCCAACTGCTTCCGCTGCAAGTCGAAGCTGAACACAAAACACCAATCAAAATGGCATAAATTTACTATAGCTGAGACATAAGAGTTTAGGGGAAGTTACCTGGTTCAGAAACTCGTCGAGCCTTCTAGCGCTCCTAATGATACTTCCCTCGAA
It encodes the following:
- the LOC106452761 gene encoding DNA-binding protein S1FA3, which produces MADEFSGKIESKGLNPGLIVLLVIGGLLVTFLVGNFILYTYAQKNLPPRKKKPVSKKKMKKEKLKQGVQVPGE
- the LOC106452763 gene encoding syntaxin-71-like, which encodes MTVIDILTRVDTICKKYDKYDVDKQRESNISGDDAFARLYGAFETQIETALEKAEIVTKEKNRASAVAMNAEIRRTKARLSEEVPKLQRLALKRVKGLTTEELAARNDLVLALPARIEAIPDGTAGGPKSTSAWAPSTTSRPDIKFDSDGRFDDDYFQESHESSQFRQEFEMRKIKQDQGLDMISEGLDALKNMASDMNEELDRQVPLMDEIDSKVDRATSDLKNTNVRLKDTVNQLRSSRNFCIDIVLLCIVLGIAAYLYNVLK
- the LOC111215774 gene encoding probable E3 ubiquitin-protein ligase MARCHF10: MDGRDKASEEEQHGVYLQPPPQRDGDSEEELSQGRDLQVLDLLPATTTPEDTGDDLFSYNTSLTSSPVAKKVNFSTLSSPRIGGPSLSPSSSRNFTNNSLKNLIPKPNKINEVDIEKAAGLALASSDRDRSSTWSLSNIFTPRRNKTESLPVTPIVHSNPGSTHGGYVADPVTSIKKGPPLPFHRSRSVPAFNKDGSLRQSGVFRVIPTPNMSPTRSLYKRNDTGVDGGEDVPEEEAMCRICLVELGEDSEAFKMECMCRGELALAHKECTIKWFTIKGNRTCDVCKQEVQNLPVTLLRMQDSQGGAAEASHYSVWQDVPVLVIVSMLAYFCFLEQLLHTKMKSSAIAVALPFSCILGLLASMTSTTMVEKQYVWVYGTVQFGFIVCFSHIFFELVHMQPVVSIVLATLVGFGLTMSGTTGLVEFLKWRRRQRRAEPPSSSSQEDPPPVQTDQSISVSGN